TATTAACCACCTGCCAGTAGATTTCATACGGCTTTTTTATGTTGTGAATTGCCGCAAATTCCAGCGCTCTGTGTTTACTCATTGGTTCTCCACTTAGCACACGTTTCTTTCTAAAACCGTCTCTTATAACGAATGCTGACACATAAACGTTCTGGTCCAATCTCATATGCCATTTGGGGCTTTGCCTGTGTGCAACAGCAAATTGGTTGGGATTTCCCGAAATCCTCAGCAAGTCATAATTGCTGGATGCATCCAACTCGAAGATATTGTTACTCTGGAGCCCCTTAATAGCAGCATTCGTTGCATGTTCACCAAATTGTGATTGAAGATCAGCTTTGAGTGACACTACGTCATCTGCCGCAAATAACGATAAAATGTCTATCTCTATCTGAACAAGCCATTCAAGAAAGGCTTCTTTACGTGCCGGGTATTGTTCCCATTTGTCAGCAAAGTTTTCACGAGGGTCTGCCGGGTTGGACACCCAGAACACACCGTTTCTGTCCTCAATATAATCTTGCATTCCTGTAACGATGCTTAGCAAGGATTCATCAAGGTCGCTTTCATTCTGGTAAGCGCAGGCCGCAAGTGTGGTGATTAGGATTGAGATCGGCTTGTCTTCTGGTTCGCCTTTATAGGTAACGTCACGATGCCTCTTCAAAATCTGTATCGTTCTTTGTAGTGGTGTCTTTATTTTGTAGTCTGGAACGTCTTCAATGTTTGCTTTTAGTGCCTCTGCGAGTTCGCGTCGCATGATCTCCAATCTAACCCTCATACGCTCTCGAAACCATGCAGCATAACCCACTGGATTACTATGCGGCCAATCCGTCGTTATCGATCCATAATTGGACAATTGATTATCCGTGATTGCTATCACGTCATCTCGCAGGTTTTCGTCATCAGGAATCGCAGGAAGTACGTCAAGATGAAAATGAACTGGCTGATCGGCATAGTCCATACGCCAACTACGGCGACGTTCTTCAGGAGGGGAAGTCATATTCTGTGCTTTGGCATAGCTAATAAGTTCTTGCCCAATGAGTAGTTTTAAGCGTTTCTGGC
The nucleotide sequence above comes from Ardenticatenales bacterium. Encoded proteins:
- a CDS encoding nucleotidyltransferase, whose protein sequence is MNKKASDDLRKIFQNLTDWLDISATHFERAETRYKAIGDWLSRPASVVAIYDPEIFPQGSFSLGTVIKPATNEEEYDIDLVCKIKATKLNMSQKRLKLLIGQELISYAKAQNMTSPPEERRRSWRMDYADQPVHFHLDVLPAIPDDENLRDDVIAITDNQLSNYGSITTDWPHSNPVGYAAWFRERMRVRLEIMRRELAEALKANIEDVPDYKIKTPLQRTIQILKRHRDVTYKGEPEDKPISILITTLAACAYQNESDLDESLLSIVTGMQDYIEDRNGVFWVSNPADPRENFADKWEQYPARKEAFLEWLVQIEIDILSLFAADDVVSLKADLQSQFGEHATNAAIKGLQSNNIFELDASSNYDLLRISGNPNQFAVAHRQSPKWHMRLDQNVYVSAFVIRDGFRKKRVLSGEPMSKHRALEFAAIHNIKKPYEIYWQVVNTGREAQEADALRGGFYDSTIGKKGKLIRKESTLYEGKHWITCFVVKRGVCIARSREFVVNIVK